In Gracilinanus agilis isolate LMUSP501 chromosome 1, AgileGrace, whole genome shotgun sequence, the sequence TCTGAGAGAGATACATGGGTGACCCTTGCTGGGTTCTGCTGCTAAAATCATCTTTCAATCTCTTCTCAAGACTAAGATATTTGGTCAGGATCGAGTGAAGATGATGGAGAGCTTGGTGGTCAGTGACATTGCTGAACTGAAGCCAAACCAGGTAAGGGTCTTCCTTGTCAAGTCCCAgctatttctccctccctccccttatcCCCATTGGGTTAGCCCACACAGAAATGTCTGCTTAATTTTGCTAGAATCCCTACTGCTACTAGAGGGATGACCCTTTGGGGTTTAGCCCCATGTGAGTTTGCATCGCCTGTGAGCTCAACCCAGGCTTCATATTAGGGCTGCAACTGGAAgggaaaaggcaaaaaatgagtgcttgataattaggaaaaaaatattttgtaaaaaagatGAGCATACCCAGGTCACTGAGGTGATCTCATAGGTCAAAGTTTCTAGTTTCTTCTCTGTAGTTTTGTAGGAGTTTTCCTTTGTAGCTTTTGGCAACTTTGAACCAAAAGGTGATACCTTTGGTCTTGGTAATAGGGGACTCTGACTCTTTTCACCAATGAAGAAGGTGGTATCATAGATGACCTGATTGTGACAAACACATCTGACAAGTACCTATATGTGGTGTCCAACGCTGGATGCCGAGAGAAGGACATGGCCCTCATGCAGGTATGGGATGTGATCTACTGATTGGTAAGCCCCTGAGAATGACTTATTTCCTAAGGATGGTGGGGAACATTTATCTCTGGAGAGCAGTAGAAACTGGAATAGAGAACCATTTGGGACCAAGCATGGGCCCTATAGTCAAGGCCTTTGTCTCTGCTTTCAGAACAAGGCCTCTGAACTGAGAAGTGCTGGCTGTGATGTGAACCTGGAAGTGATTGATAATGCCTTGATAGCCCTACAAGGTGAGTGCCTTGCCAGGGTGATAGATATTCCTTTTGAGCATGGCCATAGCAGCCTGAAACTTAACAAGTGAAGAGAAGGTAGGAGATAGGcctctttttaaatctcttctgtCCCCAGTCATTCCTAAAGAACAACAGAACAGCAGCTGGTAGTGGTCCTAAATAAGGCTAGGCAGAGTTCTGACCCACTTCGTCATTGTGTCAGGTCCTTCAGCGGCCCACGTGCTACAGGCTGGAGTATCCGATGACCTTAAGAAGCTGACCTTCATGACCAGTGCTGTGATGGATGTGTTTGGAGTGCCCGGCTGCCGTGTGACACGCTGTGGTTACACGGGGGAAGATGGTGTGGAGGTACATGAGTccacagtagaaagaacatttcGTTTTGAgacagaagacctagattcagatCTCAGCTCTGGTTTTTAGGAGCTGTGCAAATCTGGGCAAGTTCCTTCCCCTCCTAGGTTTCAGTCTCCTCCCTTAAAAATGATGGCGGTGAACTAAATGGTCTCCAGGGTCCCTTCTGGTTGTAAAACCTGAGGTCCTCCTTTGTACACTTTCTCTTTCCCCACTTTCTCAGCAAAAATTTCCTTCTTCTCTGGAACTAGGATGGTGTCTGTCTACTTTAGAGTAGCTGTGTTTGGGGACAAGGGAGCTCGCCTTTCCATAACCTGTATTCCACGCAGATCTCGGTGCCAGCAGAGAAGGCCATCCACCTGGCAGAGGCGCTGCTAAAGAACAAGGAGGTCAAGCTGGCAGGGCTGGCAGCCAGGGACAGCCTGAGGCTGGAGGCAGGTCTTTGCCTATATGGGAATGACATTGATGAGCGCACCACCCCCGTGGAGGGGAGCCTGGGCTGGACTCTGGGTGAGTCTGGGCAGGGATACCCATGGTAGCTTCCCGTGCTGAGCCCACCCATGCCAAGAGGTAGGGGCTAGAGCCCAAGCATAAGGTAAATTTTGAAGTATCATTTATGCattcattaaaacatttattaagcacttcctgcATGCTGAGCTCTATACTCAGGAAGGGAGGAAGTACAGAGTGGAGCTATGACATAATTTTTTCTCATGGAGCTCACATTGCAGTACAGCAACAGGAAATAggtgtatttttgtattttagcaaatcatagatgtagagctggaaagATCCTCAAAGGGCAGCTTCTCTAACCCCTTCATTAAAGATATGAGAAAACGAAAACCCCAGGAGATGAATTAATTGACTTGTTCTGGGTCTTACAAGGGATTCTTATCCATGTTGCCTCATCCTCCAAAGAGACCTTTTTCTAAGATACTTTTACATTAGCAGTACATCACTTA encodes:
- the AMT gene encoding aminomethyltransferase, mitochondrial isoform X2, which produces MQHARISAWRLWGRLCVVAAGARSSRPAAARRSLSSGQQEALKKTPLFDFHKSHGGKMVSFAGWSLPVQYQDSHLESHLHTRRHCSLFDVSHMLQTKIFGQDRVKMMESLVVSDIAELKPNQGTLTLFTNEEGGIIDDLIVTNTSDKYLYVVSNAGCREKDMALMQNKASELRSAGCDVNLEVIDNALIALQGPSAAHVLQAGVSDDLKKLTFMTSAVMDVFGVPGCRVTRCGYTGEDGVEISVPAEKAIHLAEALLKNKEVKLAGLAARDSLRLEAGLCLYGNDIDERTTPVEGSLGWTLGKRRRAAMDFPGAAIVVPQMKGKLTRKRVGLMSTGAPIRQHSLIMNTEGAVIGEITSGCPSPCLKKNVAMGYVDGEYSKIGTQLMVEVRKKQQEAVVSKMPFVPTRYYTLK
- the AMT gene encoding aminomethyltransferase, mitochondrial isoform X1 produces the protein MQHARISAWRLWGRLCVVAAGARSSRPAAARRSLSSGQEALKKTPLFDFHKSHGGKMVSFAGWSLPVQYQDSHLESHLHTRRHCSLFDVSHMLQTKIFGQDRVKMMESLVVSDIAELKPNQGTLTLFTNEEGGIIDDLIVTNTSDKYLYVVSNAGCREKDMALMQNKASELRSAGCDVNLEVIDNALIALQGPSAAHVLQAGVSDDLKKLTFMTSAVMDVFGVPGCRVTRCGYTGEDGVEISVPAEKAIHLAEALLKNKEVKLAGLAARDSLRLEAGLCLYGNDIDERTTPVEGSLGWTLGKRRRAAMDFPGAAIVVPQMKGKLTRKRVGLMSTGAPIRQHSLIMNTEGAVIGEITSGCPSPCLKKNVAMGYVDGEYSKIGTQLMVEVRKKQQEAVVSKMPFVPTRYYTLK